AGTCATTCAGTTGTTGGAAAAAAGCCCTCAAATAGATTTTGCCGCATTTTTTGCTGGAGCCATGGGCAGCCATGCGCCTATAGATGTGCCCGGTGGCAACGACTATGAGCAACTGGAAAATATATCGACGAAAATGTCGGCGTTGGTGCTCGATAAAATAGACAGTGTTTCTACCAAAGCCAACAAGCAATTGTTTATGCGTTCGCTCAAGATAGACTTGCGTGCTCCACAAGTAAAAATCTCAGAAGATTGGCGTTTACGCCCCTGGTTGTTTTATGCCTTGTACGGCGATTACCCGGCTTATATCACGGCATTGCGTCTGGGTGATTTGGTATTTGTAGGCACTCCTTGCGACTTTTCGGGTGAGTTAGTGCCCCAGTTCGATGCTGTGAGCCAGCGCAAAGGAGTAGAAACTATTATTACCAGTTTTAACGGAGGCTATGTAGGCTACATTACCTATGATAAGTGGTACAACGTAAACGAACCTGAAACCCGCCACATGAACTGGTTTGGGCCTTACAATGGGGCTTATTTTACCGAAGTAATCCAAAAAGTAATTGAAACCATGTAGTAGTTAGTTGGGAGCTTTTACAGCGTCCACCAGGAGCTGAGTATTTTGGGTTTTATACCAAATCGTTGCCATTACCTGTACACTAATTTTTTTGTATGTCTACGTCTAAAAGCCATCACTGTCCCCTCCTCTTGGTCTTAAGACCAAGAGAGCGGGTAACGATAGCGAAGAACATGCATTGTGTTGGTCTTGCCAAAAGCTTTAAGACCACTACAAGTGAGTTTGTATGGGTTTTCAATAAGACTTGGTTTTACACTTTGCTCTGCCAGTTTCTACTGGTTTTATAACTCGTTGATTTTAGCGGTTTATAAAATCGGTAGAAACTCTCGATTTTGTTAGTTGCCTATAAACCGAATCTACAGCAGCTTGCTGTGATGAGCTTAACGTAGTAAGGTGTACCGAAAACCTAGCATCTAGTCCCTAGAACCTTAAACTATAGAATAAAAAAAATATGACACAGAAAATCGCCAATATTGTTTTGTTGGTAAACGACTACGACGAAGCCATTGAGTTTTATACCAAAAGCTTAGGGTTTACCCTCATAGAAGACACCGTGATGAGTGAAACCAAAAGATGGGTCATAGTGTCGCCGCCAGGGGCTACCGAGAGCCGTTTGCTGTTGGCAAAAGCCAAAAACGACGCCCAAAAAATAAGGGTAGGAGACCAGACTGGACAAAGGGTATTTTTGTTTTTGCATACCGATGA
The nucleotide sequence above comes from Microscilla marina ATCC 23134. Encoded proteins:
- a CDS encoding VOC family protein codes for the protein MTQKIANIVLLVNDYDEAIEFYTKSLGFTLIEDTVMSETKRWVIVSPPGATESRLLLAKAKNDAQKIRVGDQTGQRVFLFLHTDDFWRDYKKMTENKVRFVREPSEETYGTVAVFEDLYGNLWDLVEPKEAGINE